The following DNA comes from Synergistaceae bacterium.
CTCCATGTCCTCGGGGGAGCGGATCTCCCTCTTCGAGTTGGTCAGCTCGCGGAAGCCGTTCTCGCCCCACGCCAGGAACTTGACCCCCTTGTCCTCAACCGCCTTGACCACGAGCTTGCCGGACTCGCCCTCCTTGATCGCGTCCATCGCGACGTACTTGTCGGGCTGGTTGGCGATGAAGAAGGGGAGGGCGAACAGGTTGAGCTCGACTATCTGCGGGGAGTAGTTGATCGACGACTGAACCGCGAAGTCGATTGTCCCGTTGCGAACGAGCATGAAGGCGTTGGTCTGGGCCCCGGTGGTGA
Coding sequences within:
- the dctP gene encoding TRAP transporter substrate-binding protein DctP, with protein sequence MKKIIAVVLAVAVLCSFTAPAMAEYKAEYKLDIVPSLTTAWGLGATYFTDLVRERSDGRINIKVYPNSQLTTGAQTNAFMLVRNGTIDFAVQSSINYSPQIVELNLFALPFFIANQPDKYVAMDAIKEGESGKLVVKAVEDKGVKFLAWGENGFRELTNSKREIRSPEDME